In a single window of the Osmia bicornis bicornis chromosome 7, iOsmBic2.1, whole genome shotgun sequence genome:
- the LOC114872935 gene encoding mitochondrial ribonuclease P catalytic subunit isoform X1, with amino-acid sequence MAIFNKVLCLRQLQYLYINVRRLSNYNKQANYRLYDDLKAKFSDILIKPNNISNETWESIRKYGVELTSRNAEIVDSMILQIFITEKCPDAGLNYYKFLKTNNYNCSTTVVKHYLLLYQLKETLTDAEKAHILNLCKEIKEQHKHLPSFIAEIITQSLCQIDKWEEAIETIEQFEKHDSTLMKSAYHTVIEYLLKNNKPKLGCKYMFIYLQKGVRFDDNVYSLYLKYCLQEKDTFNNRIEKLFSYWRKYGAIPTKETIDECIKACNEAGWSAQIVTVSNLQCSACHEMLEETQLSENEIKRLFEAVKSNVITDNAFKVSDPQELKKFEEFMMHNKPYDFVIDGLNSVKIINSTNDFERMIRKLKNKGKRILVIGRYHLKRSRKIVNMKNDADFFFVNDMSKDDAFILYAALLSGKTNVISKDLMHQHKFTFHNIELTILFKRWQLRHQYFLDVKSKNLMQLRLIHPMSEFALKINNCWHIPYSNYSPHYLTKYCTVDWACFKMPT; translated from the exons atggcGATTTTCAACAAGGTCTTATGTTTACGtcaattacaatatttatacataaatgTTAGAAGGTTGTCTAACTACAACAAACAAGCCAATTATCGATTGTATGATGATTTGAAAGCCAAATTttcagatatactaataaaaCCCAATAATATATCAAATGAAACCTGGGAAAGTATAAGAAAATATGGAGTGGAATTAACTAGTCGTAATGCAGAGATTGTTGATTCTAtgattttacaaatatttataacagAAAAATGTCCAGACGCAGGattgaattattataaatttctaaaaaccaataattataattgttctaCTACTGTTGTGAAAcattatttgttattatatCAATTAAAGGAAACACTTACAGATGCAGAGAAAGCACATATTTTAAACCTTTGCAAGGAAATTAAAGAGCAGCATAAACATCTACCTTCATTTATAGCTGAAATTATTACTCAAAGCTTATGTCAAATAGACAAATGGGAGGAAGCCATTGAAACTATAGAACAATTTGAAAAACATGATTCAACATTAATGAAATCTGCGTATCATACAGtgattgaatatttattaaaaaataataaaccaaAGCTAGGATGCaaatatatgtttatttatttacaaaaaggCGTGCGCTTTGATGATAATGTATACAgtctttatttaaaatattgtttacaagaaaaagatacatttaataacagaattgagaaattattttcatactgGAGGAAATATGGTGCTATACCAACTAAAGAAACTATAGATGAATGCATAAAAGCTTGTAATGAAGCTGGTTGGTCAGCACAAATAGTAACTGTATCAAA cTTACAATGTAGTGCATGTCATGAGATGCTAGAGGAAACACAGTTGTCTGAAAATGAGATCAAACGTTTGTTTGAAGCAGTAAAAAGTAATGTAATTACTGATAATGCATTTAAGGTATCTGACCCACAAGAATTGAAAAAGTTTGAAGAATTTATGATGCATAACAAACCATATGACTTTGTTATTGATGGATTAAATTCtgtgaaaattatcaataGTACGAACGAC TTCGAGAGAATGATTagaaagttaaaaaataagGGCAAGAGAATTCTTGTCATTGGAAGATATCATCTAAAGAGATCAAGAAAAATagtaaatatgaaaaatgatgCAGATTTTTTCTTTGTGAATGACAT GTCAAAGGATGatgcatttatattatatgCAGCACTTTTAAGTGGAAAGACTAATGTTATCTCTAAGGATTTGATGCATCAACATAAATTTACCTTTCATAACATTGAATTAACCATTCTGTTTAAAAGGTGGCAATTGAGACATCAGTACTTTCTTGATGtaaaatcaaaaaatttaATGCAACTAAGATTAATACATCCTATGAGCGAATTTGCTCTAAAGATAAACAATTGTTGGCATATTCCATATAGTAATTATTCACCTCATTATTTAACCAAATATTGCACAGTTGATTGGGCTTGTTTTAAAATGCCCACTTAG
- the LOC114872935 gene encoding mitochondrial ribonuclease P catalytic subunit isoform X2: MDSGELSLQCSACHEMLEETQLSENEIKRLFEAVKSNVITDNAFKVSDPQELKKFEEFMMHNKPYDFVIDGLNSVKIINSTNDFERMIRKLKNKGKRILVIGRYHLKRSRKIVNMKNDADFFFVNDMSKDDAFILYAALLSGKTNVISKDLMHQHKFTFHNIELTILFKRWQLRHQYFLDVKSKNLMQLRLIHPMSEFALKINNCWHIPYSNYSPHYLTKYCTVDWACFKMPT; encoded by the exons atggactctggtgaactgag cTTACAATGTAGTGCATGTCATGAGATGCTAGAGGAAACACAGTTGTCTGAAAATGAGATCAAACGTTTGTTTGAAGCAGTAAAAAGTAATGTAATTACTGATAATGCATTTAAGGTATCTGACCCACAAGAATTGAAAAAGTTTGAAGAATTTATGATGCATAACAAACCATATGACTTTGTTATTGATGGATTAAATTCtgtgaaaattatcaataGTACGAACGAC TTCGAGAGAATGATTagaaagttaaaaaataagGGCAAGAGAATTCTTGTCATTGGAAGATATCATCTAAAGAGATCAAGAAAAATagtaaatatgaaaaatgatgCAGATTTTTTCTTTGTGAATGACAT GTCAAAGGATGatgcatttatattatatgCAGCACTTTTAAGTGGAAAGACTAATGTTATCTCTAAGGATTTGATGCATCAACATAAATTTACCTTTCATAACATTGAATTAACCATTCTGTTTAAAAGGTGGCAATTGAGACATCAGTACTTTCTTGATGtaaaatcaaaaaatttaATGCAACTAAGATTAATACATCCTATGAGCGAATTTGCTCTAAAGATAAACAATTGTTGGCATATTCCATATAGTAATTATTCACCTCATTATTTAACCAAATATTGCACAGTTGATTGGGCTTGTTTTAAAATGCCCACTTAG